In Populus nigra chromosome 1, ddPopNigr1.1, whole genome shotgun sequence, one genomic interval encodes:
- the LOC133684027 gene encoding uncharacterized protein LOC133684027 isoform X2, translating into MTTTVSTFSALHSVCTPNATRTPSPPFARRITTRFHGFPISFKHLALKKANDFYSHGLRRLRSLEEETQIPEEEEQQDVPEQSEQQTVSVPVSPSDTLTMYFQGTEGVTDLKVRVLEGIASVELTKQTTVQATGVASSLVELVQSSGFKLQTLNLSFQDVEDALV; encoded by the exons ATGACTACTACGGTCTCAACTTTCTCAGCTCTACACTCAGTTTGCACTCCCAACGCCACCAGAACTCCATCCCCTCCATTCGCCCGTCGTATCACAACCCGTTTCCATGGATTTCCCAtttctttcaagcacttggcaCTGAAAAAGGCCAATGATTTCTATTCCCATGGGCTTAGAAGATTAAGGTCACTTGAAGAGGAGACTCAAAtcccagaagaagaagaacaacaagATGTACCAGAACAATCTGAACAACAGACTGTGTCTGTCCCTGTCTCTCCCTCTGACACTCTCACCATGTATTTCCAG GGAACTGAGGGTGTTACAGATTTAAAGGTTCGAGTCCTTGAGGGCATTGCAAGTGTTGAG TTGACGAAACAGACTACTGTTCAAGCTACAGGGGTGGCTTCTAGTTTGGTTGAGCTGGTACAGAGTTCAGGTTTCAAGCTACAAACGTTGAATCTGAGTTTTCAAGATGTGGAGGATGCCCTTGTTTAG
- the LOC133684027 gene encoding uncharacterized protein LOC133684027 isoform X1 yields the protein MTTTVSTFSALHSVCTPNATRTPSPPFARRITTRFHGFPISFKHLALKKANDFYSHGLRRLRSLEEETQIPEEEEQQDVPEQSEQQTVSVPVSPSDTLTMYFQAEGTMNETAIPKVTKALEGTEGVTDLKVRVLEGIASVELTKQTTVQATGVASSLVELVQSSGFKLQTLNLSFQDVEDALV from the exons ATGACTACTACGGTCTCAACTTTCTCAGCTCTACACTCAGTTTGCACTCCCAACGCCACCAGAACTCCATCCCCTCCATTCGCCCGTCGTATCACAACCCGTTTCCATGGATTTCCCAtttctttcaagcacttggcaCTGAAAAAGGCCAATGATTTCTATTCCCATGGGCTTAGAAGATTAAGGTCACTTGAAGAGGAGACTCAAAtcccagaagaagaagaacaacaagATGTACCAGAACAATCTGAACAACAGACTGTGTCTGTCCCTGTCTCTCCCTCTGACACTCTCACCATGTATTTCCAG GCAGAGGGAACAATGAATGAAACGGCCATTCCTAAAGTGACTAAGGCCTTAGAG GGAACTGAGGGTGTTACAGATTTAAAGGTTCGAGTCCTTGAGGGCATTGCAAGTGTTGAG TTGACGAAACAGACTACTGTTCAAGCTACAGGGGTGGCTTCTAGTTTGGTTGAGCTGGTACAGAGTTCAGGTTTCAAGCTACAAACGTTGAATCTGAGTTTTCAAGATGTGGAGGATGCCCTTGTTTAG
- the LOC133699733 gene encoding alpha-mannosidase 2: MPFSSYIGGNARRGNVWPNSLLPTISPTPTRSKHPSRKSRKRTALINFIFTNFFTIALSISLCFLLITILLFGIPKPLLSSPFKSKPPSYYRVRNRKPPQNDNSNRNSSNNFNGKEDGAGGATVDITTKGLYDRIQFLDEDGGPWKQGWRVSYKGDEWNNEKLKVFVVPHSHNDPGWKLTVEEYYDMQSRHILDTIVHTLSKDPRRKFIWEEMSYLERWWRDASVEKRESFTNLVKAGQLEIVGGGWVMNDEANSHYFAIIEQITEGNMWLKDTIGVVPKNSWAIDPFGYSPTMAYLLRRMGFENMLIQRTHYELKKELALQKNLEYTWRQSWDVEESTDIFTHMMPFYSYDIPHTCGPEPAICCEFDFARMHGFNYELCPWGKHPVEINQENVQERALKLLDQYRKKSTLYRTNTLLIPLGDDFRYISIDEAEAQFRNYQMLFDYINSNPSLNAEAKFGTLDDYFRTLREEADRINYSLPGEVGSGQIEGFPSLSGDFFTYADRQQDYWSGYYISRPFFKAVDRVLEQTLRAAEIMMALLHGYCQRAQCEKLATGFAYKMTAARRNLALFQHHDGVTGTAKDHVVQDYGIRMHTSLQDLQIFMSKSIEVLLGIHHEKSDHSPSQFESQQVRSKYDVQPVLKAINAREGTSQSVVLFNPLEQTREEVVMVIVKRPDVTVLDSNWTCVPSQVSPELQHDKSKIFTGRHRLHWKASVPAMGLQTYYVANGFEGCEKAKPAKLKYFSMSNSFSCPAPYACSKIEGGVAEIQNQHQTLTFDVKHGLLQKVTNTDGSMNAVGEEIGMYSSRGSGAYLFKPNGHAQPIIEAGGHMVIFEGLLVQEVYSYPKTTWDKAPISHSTRIYNGDSTMRELLIEKEYHVELLGQDFNDRELIVRYKTDLDNKRIFFSDLNGFQMSRRETYDKIPLQGNYYPMPSLAFMLGSNGKRFSVHSRQSLGVASLKDGWLEIMLDRRLLRDDGRGLGQGVMDNRPMNVIFHLLFESNISSTSDPVSNPLPLSPSLLSHLVGAHLNYPLHAFVAKNPQELSVQPPPRSFSPLAAPLPCDLHIVNFKVPRPSKYSQQLIEDPRFVLILQRRHWDTSYCRKGRSQCTTVANEPLNLFNMFKGLEVLKAKATSLNLLHEDIEMLGYMEQVADVGQEGHVVIPPMEIQAYKLVLRPHQ; this comes from the exons ATGCCTTTCTCCTCTTACATTGGTGGCAACGCCCGCCGTGGCAACGTGTGGCCCAACTCACTTCTCCCCACCATCTCTCCCACTCCGACTAGATCAAAACACCCATCAAGAAAGTCACGCAAAAGGACGGCTCTGATTAACTTCATCTTCACAAACTTCTTCACCATCGCTCTTTCAATCTCTCTCTGCTTCCTTTTGATTACCATTCTCCTCTTTGGCATCCCAAAAcccctcctctcctctccttttaAATCCAAGCCTCCTTCTTATTACAGGGTCCGGAATAGAAAGCCACCCCAGAATGACAACAGCAACAGAAACAGCAGCAATAACTTCAACGGGAAGGAAGATGGAGCTGGTGGGGCTACTGTGGATATAACCACAAAGGGTTTGTATGATAGGATCCAGTTCTTGGATGAGGATGGTGGGCCGTGGAAGCAAGGTTGGAGAGTGAGCTATAAAGGGGATGAATGGAATAATGAGAAATTGAAGGTTTTTGTGGTACCTCATTCGCATAATGATCCAGGCTGGAAGCTTACTGTGGAGGAGTATTATGACATGCAATCTAGGCATATACTTGATACAATTGTCCACACACTTTCTAAG GATCCTCGTCGGAAATTCATATGGGAAGAGATGTCTTATTTGGAGAGATGGTGGAGGGATGCATCAGTGGAAAAAAGAGAATCGTTTACCAATTTAGTCAAGGCAGGACAGTTGGAAATTGTTGGGGGCGGTTGGGTAATGAATGATGAG GCTAATTCGCATTACTTTGCCATAATCGAGCAG ATTACAGAAGGGAATATGTGGTTGAAGGACACAATCGGGGTTGTTCCTAAGAATTCATGGGCAATAGATCCATTTGGTTACTCTCCCACTATGGCATATCTGCTTCGTCGTATGGGTTTCGAGAACATGCTTATTCAAAGAACCCATTATGAGCTGAAGAAGGAACTTGCTTTGCAAAAGAATTTAGAATACACATGGCGTCAGAGCTGGGATGTTGAGGAAAGCACTGATATTTTTACACACATGATGCCCTTCTATTCCTATGATATTCCTCATACTTGTGGACCAGAGCCTGCTATTTGTTGTGAATTTGATTTTGCTCGAATGCATGGCTTTAATTATGAACTGTGTCCATGGGGCAAACATCCAGTGGAAATCAACCAGGAAAATGTTCAGGAGAGAGCACTAAAGCTACTGGATCAATACAGGAAGAAATCAACTCTGTACCGGACTAATACCCTCCTTATTCCTCTTGGTGATGATTTCCGTTACATCAGTATTGATGAAGCAGAGGCTCAGTTTCGGAATTACCAAATGTTATTTGATTACATCAACTCCAATCCCAGTTTAAATGCAGAGGCAAAATTTGGTACTTTGGATGATTACTTCCGAACTCTTCGTGAAGAGGCTGACAGGATAAATTATTCTCTTCCTGGAGAGGTTGGCTCTGGTCAGATTGAGGGTTTTCCATCTCTATCAGGTGACTTCTTTACTTATGCTGATAGGCAACAGGACTATTGGAGTGGCTATTACATCTCAAGGCCTTTCTTTAAGGCTGTTGATCGGGTACTAGAGCAAACACTTCGTGCTGCAGAAATAATGATGGCTTTGTTGCATGGTTATTGCCAGAGAGCACAATGTGAAAAATTGGCCACAGGGTTTGCCTACAAGATGACTGCTGCGAGGAGGAATTTAGCTCTTTTCCAACATCATGATGGGGTAACTGGCACGGCTAAGGATCATGTTGTTCAGGACTACGGAATTCGGATGCATACTTCTTTACAGGACTTGCAAATTTTCATGTCCAAATCAATTGAAGTACTCCTTGGTATTCACCATGAAAAGTCTGATCATAGTCCATCCCAGTTTGAGTCACAACAGGTGAGATCTAAATATGATGTTCAACCAGTGCTTAAGGCAATCAATGCTCGTGAAGGAACTTCACAATCTGTTGTGCTTTTTAATCCCTTGGAGCAAACTAGAGAAGAGGTTGTGATGGTCATTGTTAAAAGGCCTGATGTTACTGTTTTGGATTCAAACTGGACTTGTGTCCCAAGCCAAGTGTCCCCTGAATTGCAGCATGATAAAAGCAAGATTTTTACTGGGAGGCATCGTCTCCATTGGAAAGCTTCTGTTCCTGCCATGGGATTGCAAACATATTATGTTGCTAATGGTTTTGAGGGATGTGAAAAAGCGAAACCAGCAAAACTAAAATACTTCTCGATGTCTAATTCATTTTCTTGCCCTGCTCCGTATGCTTGCTCCAAAATAGAAGGAGGTGTGGCTGAAATTCAGAATCAACATCAAACTCTCACCTTTGATGTCAAGCATGGTTTGTTGCAGAAAGTAACTAATACAGATGGTTCCATGAATGCTGTGGGTGAAGAAATAGGAATGTACTCTAGTCGGGGAAGTGGGGCCTACCTATTCAAACCCAATGGTCATGCTCAACCTATCATTGAGGCTGGTGGGCACATGGTGATATTTGAGGGTCTATTGGTTCAGGAAGTGTATTCTTATCCTAAAACGACATGGGACAAAGCCCCCATCTCCCATAGCACTCGAATTTATAATGGAGATAGCACTATGAGGGAATTGCTTATCGAGAAAGAATACCATGTTGAGCTTCTTGGCCAAGATTTTAATGACAGGGAATTGATAGTTAGATACAAGACAGATCTCGATAATAAAaggattttcttttctgatttaAATGGCTTCCAGATGAGCAGGAGAGAGACTTATGATAAGATACCCCTGCAGGGGAATTACTACCCTATGCCTTCTCTAGCATTCATGTTAGGATCCAATGGCAAGAGGTTTTCTGTCCATTCTAGACAGTCACTGGGTGTGGCCAGCCTTAAAGATGGATGGTTAGAGATTATGCTTGACCGCCGTTTGCTAAGAGACGATGGACGTGGTCTTGGGCAAGGAGTGATGGATAATCGTCCAATGAATGTGATCTTTCACCTTCTTTTTGAGTCTAACATTTCTTCCACTTCAGATCCTGTTTCCAATCCTCTTCCCCTCagcccttctcttctctcacaCTTAGTTGGTGCTCACTTGAATTATCCATTGCATGCATTTGTAGCGAAGAATCCCCAGGAGTTATCTGTGCAACCACCTCCAAGATCCTTCTCACCTTTGGCTGCTCCCTTGCCTTGTGACTTGCATATCGTGAATTTTAAAGTTCCCCGGCCATCAAAATATTCTCAGCAGCTGATTGAAGATCCTAGGTTTGTCCTGATCTTACAGAGGAGGCATTGGGATACTTCATACTGTCGAAAGGGTAGATCTCAGTGTACCACTGTTGCTAATGAACCTCTAAATCTTTTCAACATGTTCAAGGGCCTTGAGGTGTTGAAAGCAAAGGCAACTTCTTTGAATCTTTTGCATGAAGACATAGAGATGCTTGGATATATGGAGCAGGTTGCGGATGTGGGTCAAGAGGGACATGTAGTCATCCCTCCCATGGAAATACAGGCATACAAGTTGGTACTACGGCCACACCAGTAA
- the LOC133691509 gene encoding uncharacterized protein LOC133691509 encodes MSEGGYAIELYFDPALENQVLKAWNVLARRQISSQLIEIESRPHITLYSTPFVDPTKLESIIKTFASKQEPLPLSLSTIGCLPNDNNILFLGPTPSLSLLQFHSQLCDAMRKEGIEISEEYRPDNWIPYCAVAQDVPKARMGESLCVLRDLKLPVAGYAMDIGLVEFSPVREFFSFVLGNTLEG; translated from the coding sequence atgTCAGAGGGTGGTTATGCTATTGAGCTTTATTTCGATCCAGCGCTTGAAAACCAGGTGCTCAAGGCCTGGAACGTGCTGGCTCGACGCCAAATAAGCAGCCAACTTATTGAAATCGAGTCTCGACCTCATATAACCCTTTATTCAACTCCCTTTGTTGATCCCACTAAGCTTGAATCAATCATCAAGACTTTCGCATCTAAGCAAGAACCATTACCCTTATCTCTCTCCACCATTGGTTGCCTTCCAAATGACAACAATATTCTCTTTTTAGGCCCCACGCCTTCGCTTTCCCTTCTTCAATTCCATTCTCAGTTGTGTGATGCAATGAGGAAGGAGGGGATTGAGATCAGTGAAGAATATCGCCCGGACAATTGGATTCCTTATTGTGCAGTGGCTCAGGATGTCCCCAAGGCAAGGATGGGTGAGTCTTTATGTGTTTTGAGAGATTTGAAGTTGCCTGTTGCTGGGTATGCAATGGATATTGGGTTAGTGGAGTTTTCTCCCGTTCGTGAGTTCTTTTCGTTCGTGCTTGGTAATACATTAGAAGGAtga